In Lycium barbarum isolate Lr01 chromosome 9, ASM1917538v2, whole genome shotgun sequence, the DNA window CATTTGTCTACTCCTGTGGATCAGGAAAAATGTGAAGGAAGTGTTGAGACATTTGACGTGAAGATATGTCATAAACGGCGCCGGGAATCTCttagtgaagaaaataaatattgttTTAGACCAAAAAGCAGAGTGAGAACAGGGAAATATAACAATACACAAGCTCATGATGAAGCTTCACATTTCGAATCAGCAAATAGATTGGTTCCTATCGATAATGATGGGGAAGCTACTCCTGGTACAGAAATGAACAAATGTGAGCCTGAGTGTGATGCCAAGCTTCTTGGTAAGAAAAAGGTGAAGTTTTCTGAAGATGGGCAGCATGCTGACAAGGAAAATATTACACTAGAAAAGATTCAGAAGAGAGTGCTTAAATCATTGGAAACAGAGAAATCTGTTTTGAACTTGAATGATTTGGTTTTGCGGAAGTGTGAAGCAAGCCACAACAAGATCCAGTGTGCTTTCTGCCGTTCATCGGAGGAATCTGAGGTATAAACCACTGATTCTGTGTTTCTTTTTTCTGGTTCGTCCTATTTATTCTTAGAGCTGTTTGCCTCTTGACTTTGTATATTGATTATATACTTCCATTTTCCATAACCAAATTTCAGGTTTCAGGAGTCATGTTAAGCTATCTTAATGGAAAGCCTGTCAAAGGAGACGCAGATGGAGTATCAGGGGTTATAAATGTGCATAAACATTGTGCAGAATGGTAATAATCTTCAAAAGGTCTCATTGTATTTCCTTTATATAAATGTGATATAGTAATTCGAAAATCATCTTAATAACATCACAAATTTCTTGGTTTCTAGATAATTTCATCATGAGTGTCACAAATGCCATGTTTAAGGAAGTGtacatttattttttataataaaaaagGAAAGTCTAAATATTTTATCTGCATCTAATGTGTACAATTGTCCTTGTCAAAACCTTTTCTTCATTTGTTAGTTAAATCATTCTAGACTCTATGAATTGTTGCAAGGCTAGTCGTTTCAAGTATAAAAGAAGAAATGCATCTCTGCAGGGCCCCTAATGTATATTTTGAAGATGATGACGCGGTCAACCTTGAATCTGAGTTGAAAAGGAGCCGGAGGATTACTTGTTTTTTCTGTGGGGTAAAAGGGGCGGCTCTTGGGTGTTATGAGACGAGTTGTCGCAAAAGCTTTCATGTTCCTTGTGCGAAGTTGACACCAGAGTGTCGATGGGATTATGTACGTACGAAAAATGTTCCCTCATACCTGAATTTCATAATAGAATCATTACTTACTCTTTTTCTTTCAGGACAACTTTGTTATGTTATGCCCTTTACATGTCGACTCTAAGCTTCCATGTGAGGTCCCTGGAAAACTGTCCAAGATTAGGGAAAGTATTAAGAGGTTGGACCAACAGATTCTTAGAACTATTGTTAGTTGAAACATTTACATTTTGGATCAAAGGTCTTATTCCCCTTCTCTTTGCCTTTAATCTGCAGAAATTCTAGTATCTGCCAGCCCAAAGTCTCAGCAACACCTGATAATGCTGCTGCTTTGCAGTGGAAGTCTCagaagaagaacaagaatttAGTGCTCTGTTGTTCAGCTCTAACTGCTGATGAAATAGTAAGCAAACAGGATAATTTTCGCAGATCATAGTTGTTTGAGACAAATGAGGTATATTAACTGGATACCTTAAATCCTTCTCTTGCAGGGGCTTGTTTCTACATTAAAGAGGTTGTCTGGAGTGACAATAGTTAAGAACTGGGACCTAAGTGTCACCCATGTCATTGCTTCTACAGATGAGAAAGGGGCATGCCGAAGAACTCTCAAATATTTGATGGGTGTCTTGGCTGGGAAATGGATACTGAGCACTGACTGTCAGTAACCTAGTTTTTTTAACTGTAAATTAATATGTTGACTTTACAAATGTGTTTTCTCTACAGCCACAGTTTAGCTTCTGTTTTGTCCATCTTGACGTTTGGTTTTTATGCTTGCAGGGATTATTGCTTGTGTTGAAGCCACAGAATTTATCGATGAGCAGCAATATGAGATTAAAATAGATACTCATGGCATTGTGGATGGCCCTAAGCTTGGAAGAATGAGGGTTTTAACCAAGGTTACATCTTTCTCCAGATTTATCAGTAACAATACACTAATGAAATGCATTTTAATTCATTTGGATAGCACTTGTTACAGCTGTAATTGTTTTTCTGGAGTGGCAGCGGTTGAGAGCAATGTTTTAAGCCCTTTTGTCTATAAAGCACTCTTTTTGGTTCAATGCATTCCAGGATAGATTCCTGTTCTATAAAGAATGGAACTTCAACTAGAATTTTGGAGCATTCGGATTGTCAGTTCCTTTAATTCCTGTTCCATAAAGAATGGAACTGTTCCATAAAGAATGGAACTTCATTTTGTGGACATCAAGGATGCCAGCCTAGATTCTAAATATTTCAAGGAATATCTCTCCATTTTAGAGCTtgttgatctttttttttttttttaattctgaaTGAATGAACTTATAGAAATCTCAACCTTCACCTCCCTCTGTTCCAATGGTTGTCGAAAGGTCTCACTGCATTGTCATCTTCTGCTGGTTGCACTTGTGGATTTCCTGCTTTAACTAAGACATTCTTAGGATGGACATTTCATCATTGCATTAAGGTCTTCTTACGCGTACTCTAAATATCAAAATTCCTGTTTTGCAGCAACCAAAGCTTTTCAATGGATACAAGTTCTTTTTTATGGGTGACTTCTTACCTTCTTACAAGAGCTATCTACATGACCTTGTTATTGCTGCTGGAGGAATTGTCCTCAACAGGAAGCCTGTTGCAGTGGATCAGGAAATTCTTTCACCCGGATTTCCTCCACCTTTTGTAATTTATAGTCACGAGCAACTTGACAAGTGTGACGGAagcaaaaaaaattcaattttagAGCGCAGAAGATCTGATGCAGAAGCTTTGGCTAGTTCAACTGGAGCTGTAGCTGCCAGCAACTCATGGATACTAAACTGCATTGCTGGGTCTAAGTTGCTGGAGCTGGAGTAGTATAAAATTTCTACCCAAGTTTATCACATCATTCAGCCACATAGGCAAGACTAGACCTTTTTTTAATCTATAGCTATATAAAGCATTAGTCTGTAAATTTTCCAAAATGACTATCATAAATCATGTCTCTCACCATTCTGTTACTTGTACCCCAaaaatcatgttttttttttttttaaaatttattttttatgtataagtTAAAAATTTATGAAAATTCAGTTCAATTTGCATATTCCATGGTTTGAAATGTGTACCTAAATCTGTAGATGGGCTGCATGCCACCTATTCACCCTGTCCTCCAAAAAGTAGACTTCTCTTCAATCTATCTTTTTTTACATAAAAAGTAGACTCCTCttcaatctattttttttttttacataatagAGCACTTCAAGGTCTTGTAAGAAGGGTTACAATGCAACTTAGGACAATGAGGCCAAATCATTGATGTCAATAGATAGCACTAATATAAAACTGAAAACAAGATAGATTACCTTATAAATTGCAGATGAATAAAAAAGCAACATCACTAGTTATTCTCCTTTTACATGCAACATACTTGACTTGTTTATTACATGGACTCTATAACAGAGAAGAATGGGCCATTTTTTCTCCGTTTCAGTAGACTTTATGGAGCACAATGATCCTGGACCATGTTACAGAAAACCTTGAGGACCATCTTTTCTTCTTTGTGCCTGCTTGTTTTTAAGTATTACTCTTGTGTctcaagcccggataaaggaggagggttgccgagggtcaatcggaaacagcctccctacccaggtaggggtaaggctgcgtacatcttaccctccccagactccactattgtgggattacactgggtagtgaccaagattCTTGTGTCTCATGCAAAAACTGTAGGCTTGCAAGCACTAATCTCTGCTTTTGGTTTGACACATTCCCCTTCCTTTGGACCATGTTTTGCCACTTGCATTTCAAAGCATTCAAACATATCCTCTAATTCAACAATCTCCTCTTGGATATCTGTTGAGGGCACACTTTCAGAGGCGATTTTTTCTTTAAAGCTGTGGATTCGGGCTAGTCCAGCTCCAATTTTCGCTGTCATTTCCTCCATGGTTGCATGCATCGCCATGTTTTCCGCTTGTGCATCCTTCCATTTCCTCTTGATAGACTTATAGCCATCCAATGACCTTAGGAGGTTCTCCGAAAGTGCCTTATTTCTCTCTTGGAGGGCAATGTTTCCTTGTGTTTCTCCTCCATCACTACTATACCTACTTTCTTTTTGCTCAGTGGCACGTTCGTGTAACCTTTCCACTAAACTTTCATTTTGTTCTTTTAGATCATTGATGAGGTCTTCCATTTCATTCAACTCGTGGACTTTCTTCGAGAGCTCTGCTGCCATGATCTCTTTTTCTTTCCCTAAACTTGAACACATGACCTCGAGGCTCTTTCGTGCTACCAAGCTTGCGTTTAGCTGCTTCCTCAGCTTTTCTTTCTCATCAATCATCGGATCGTGTTGCTTCTTGTCTATAGGAACATGACTAGTAGATTCAGCTTCTGATGATGATGACTTGTTACCAAAAGATTGACATTTCTGAATTCTTGTCCTAACATTATCCAGAATGGTCATCATGGTTGCCACCCTCAACATTCTACGGCCATCGTTCTTCTCTTTGTGACAAGCATTTTTGTGCTCTTGAGTCAACTTTAGCAATAACTTTATGTTGGCCGCAACCCCTGAAAATACAGAAATTTGCACAACAAAAAATGC includes these proteins:
- the LOC132611460 gene encoding protein BREAST CANCER SUSCEPTIBILITY 1 homolog isoform X2, translated to MADISHLEKMGRELKCPICSCIQTTMKSGANCPVCKVPFNRREIRPALHMDNLVSIYKNMEVASGVNIFVTQTNPSSKLPGEEIQSNGKQTCESQEKPRTITEAPVTDSQKRKRGKGSKKSSECNKKNTGSNLVRPSFLTKKRVQVPQYPPSETLPPTKLVGGNSKSITNEAQKPLVTEKDRSVLNGKGEPVLSPFFWLREEEDVERSTQQTDGDFIMDTPPDAPCFSDIKDSDDGVPCEMSTKSGAHNAANGADLFDSEMFEWTQRACSPELCSSPFKMKTKDTIESAGAQGQEKGEAYSLENANKESATQNRIAVASEKGTDKGQLSSHSLFPSENEITSSKGVVCKSSRSKALKSTKKKQGKKVLGEVSEVHNNSQIAVEHTLKNNQDNANAFNSKKKKLKNKKGSSTTKVTESVVEDISASCGAKSRKRNNSISFHLSTPVDQEKCEGSVETFDVKICHKRRRESLSEENKYCFRPKSRVRTGKYNNTQAHDEASHFESANRLVPIDNDGEATPGTEMNKCEPECDAKLLGKKKVKFSEDGQHADKENITLEKIQKRVLKSLETEKSVLNLNDLVLRKCEASHNKIQCAFCRSSEESEVSGVMLSYLNGKPVKGDADGVSGVINVHKHCAEWAPNVYFEDDDAVNLESELKRSRRITCFFCGVKGAALGCYETSCRKSFHVPCAKLTPECRWDYDNFVMLCPLHVDSKLPCEVPGKLSKIRESIKRNSSICQPKVSATPDNAAALQWKSQKKNKNLVLCCSALTADEIGLVSTLKRLSGVTIVKNWDLSVTHVIASTDEKGACRRTLKYLMGVLAGKWILSTDWIIACVEATEFIDEQQYEIKIDTHGIVDGPKLGRMRVLTKQPKLFNGYKFFFMGDFLPSYKSYLHDLVIAAGGIVLNRKPVAVDQEILSPGFPPPFVIYSHEQLDKCDGSKKNSILERRRSDAEALASSTGAVAASNSWILNCIAGSKLLELE
- the LOC132611460 gene encoding protein BREAST CANCER SUSCEPTIBILITY 1 homolog isoform X1 gives rise to the protein MADISHLEKMGRELKCPICLSLLNSAVSLTCNHVFCNSCIQTTMKSGANCPVCKVPFNRREIRPALHMDNLVSIYKNMEVASGVNIFVTQTNPSSKLPGEEIQSNGKQTCESQEKPRTITEAPVTDSQKRKRGKGSKKSSECNKKNTGSNLVRPSFLTKKRVQVPQYPPSETLPPTKLVGGNSKSITNEAQKPLVTEKDRSVLNGKGEPVLSPFFWLREEEDVERSTQQTDGDFIMDTPPDAPCFSDIKDSDDGVPCEMSTKSGAHNAANGADLFDSEMFEWTQRACSPELCSSPFKMKTKDTIESAGAQGQEKGEAYSLENANKESATQNRIAVASEKGTDKGQLSSHSLFPSENEITSSKGVVCKSSRSKALKSTKKKQGKKVLGEVSEVHNNSQIAVEHTLKNNQDNANAFNSKKKKLKNKKGSSTTKVTESVVEDISASCGAKSRKRNNSISFHLSTPVDQEKCEGSVETFDVKICHKRRRESLSEENKYCFRPKSRVRTGKYNNTQAHDEASHFESANRLVPIDNDGEATPGTEMNKCEPECDAKLLGKKKVKFSEDGQHADKENITLEKIQKRVLKSLETEKSVLNLNDLVLRKCEASHNKIQCAFCRSSEESEVSGVMLSYLNGKPVKGDADGVSGVINVHKHCAEWAPNVYFEDDDAVNLESELKRSRRITCFFCGVKGAALGCYETSCRKSFHVPCAKLTPECRWDYDNFVMLCPLHVDSKLPCEVPGKLSKIRESIKRNSSICQPKVSATPDNAAALQWKSQKKNKNLVLCCSALTADEIGLVSTLKRLSGVTIVKNWDLSVTHVIASTDEKGACRRTLKYLMGVLAGKWILSTDWIIACVEATEFIDEQQYEIKIDTHGIVDGPKLGRMRVLTKQPKLFNGYKFFFMGDFLPSYKSYLHDLVIAAGGIVLNRKPVAVDQEILSPGFPPPFVIYSHEQLDKCDGSKKNSILERRRSDAEALASSTGAVAASNSWILNCIAGSKLLELE
- the LOC132611461 gene encoding uncharacterized protein LOC132611461 translates to MSRLRVNSSPDLIANTSFEELYDDSALEGVAANIKLLLKLTQEHKNACHKEKNDGRRMLRVATMMTILDNVRTRIQKCQSFGNKSSSSEAESTSHVPIDKKQHDPMIDEKEKLRKQLNASLVARKSLEVMCSSLGKEKEIMAAELSKKVHELNEMEDLINDLKEQNESLVERLHERATEQKESRYSSDGGETQGNIALQERNKALSENLLRSLDGYKSIKRKWKDAQAENMAMHATMEEMTAKIGAGLARIHSFKEKIASESVPSTDIQEEIVELEDMFECFEMQVAKHGPKEGECVKPKAEISACKPTVFA